In Halobaculum magnesiiphilum, the following proteins share a genomic window:
- a CDS encoding FAD-binding and (Fe-S)-binding domain-containing protein, whose protein sequence is MSSDLPSPPDGGPDLTDADYDYVSEDVARPGLVDDLEELVEGDVRFDTYSRQLYATDASAYQQTPIGVVLPRSTDDVAAVMAYCAEREIPVLPRGGGTSLAGQAVNEAVVLDFTKYMDEIRDLDPDAREATVDAGCIVEELNEAAAPHGLKFAPDPAWRDKSAIGGAIGNNSTGSHSLKYGKTDAYVESCEVVLADGSVETFGEIEVATMREAADPDGELLERIYAELVRVIDEESEEVTARYPDMKRNVSGYNLDVLVEEARGEWGGQGVGADEPGQPGTVNLARLMCGSEGTLGIVTEATVSLVEVPETKAVAMLTYDSLLDAMEDVARILDHAPAAVEVMDDTFLDLARETAEFGDVVGLLPEGTDSTLLVEFYADSDEDGRRKVADLVADRCPGVDTEGEASEDRVDAGDEVFATHALEAHDPERRATFWKMRKAGMPILLSRTSDAKHMSFIEDCAVPPEHLADYAADFQALLEEVGTFASFYAHAGPGVLHIRPLVDTKTVEGLDQFERIADGASDLVVKYGGSVSGEHGDGRARTQWNRKLYGDDLWSTFRDLKTAFDPDWLLNPGNVCGDHSLTEHLRFDPEYAFDAGFEPELNWDNENGFQGMTELCHGCGGCRGGQSTTGGVMCPTFRAADEEIQSTRGRANLLRGAMSGDLPEDPFSEEFTSEVMDLCVGCKGCKRNCPSGVDMAKLKAEVVHERHEREGPSLRDRLFANVNLLSRVGSALAPVSNWATRLPGSGFLGEKLLGIAAERDLPEFHRTTLRDWFESRGGPAVAEADAERVAVLVPDTYTNYNHPDAGKAAVRVLEAAGVRVELANVEDTGRPAHSMGFLDTARERTAAAVEDLAPRVDAGRDVVVVEPSEAVMLQSDLLDLHDSAAAANVAANSYGVLEYVDAFRLDESMDLAGEGSLTYHGHCHQKATKKDHHAVGVLRRAGYEVDPLDSTCCGMAGSFGYEAEHHSMSRSIASILFDQVDDSPGEAVTAPGASCRSQLAERDDADGDPPHPVEKVAEALR, encoded by the coding sequence ATGTCTTCCGATCTCCCGTCCCCGCCCGACGGCGGGCCGGACCTGACCGACGCCGACTACGACTACGTCTCCGAGGACGTGGCCCGACCGGGACTCGTGGACGACCTGGAGGAACTCGTGGAGGGCGACGTTCGCTTCGACACGTACTCCAGACAGCTGTACGCGACGGACGCCTCCGCGTACCAGCAGACCCCCATCGGCGTCGTCCTCCCGCGGTCCACCGACGACGTGGCCGCCGTGATGGCGTACTGCGCCGAGCGGGAGATCCCGGTGCTCCCCCGCGGCGGCGGCACGTCGCTGGCCGGCCAGGCGGTGAACGAGGCCGTCGTCCTCGATTTCACGAAGTACATGGACGAGATCCGCGATCTCGACCCCGACGCGCGCGAGGCGACCGTCGACGCCGGCTGCATCGTCGAGGAGCTCAACGAGGCGGCCGCCCCGCACGGCCTGAAGTTCGCGCCGGATCCGGCGTGGCGCGACAAGTCCGCGATCGGCGGCGCGATCGGCAACAACTCCACCGGGTCGCACTCGCTGAAGTACGGCAAGACCGACGCGTACGTCGAGTCCTGCGAGGTCGTCCTCGCCGACGGCTCCGTCGAGACGTTCGGCGAGATCGAGGTGGCGACGATGCGCGAGGCGGCCGACCCCGACGGGGAGTTGCTGGAGCGGATCTACGCCGAACTCGTCCGGGTCATCGACGAGGAGAGCGAGGAGGTGACCGCGCGCTACCCGGACATGAAGCGCAACGTCTCGGGGTACAACCTCGACGTGCTCGTCGAGGAGGCGCGGGGGGAGTGGGGCGGGCAGGGCGTCGGCGCCGACGAGCCCGGCCAGCCGGGGACGGTGAACCTCGCGCGGCTCATGTGCGGCAGCGAGGGGACGCTCGGGATCGTCACCGAGGCGACCGTTTCGCTGGTGGAGGTGCCCGAGACGAAGGCGGTCGCGATGCTCACCTACGACTCGCTGCTGGACGCGATGGAGGACGTGGCGCGGATCCTCGACCACGCCCCCGCCGCCGTCGAGGTGATGGACGACACGTTCCTCGATCTCGCGCGGGAGACGGCCGAGTTCGGCGACGTCGTCGGGCTGCTCCCCGAGGGCACCGACTCGACGCTGCTCGTGGAGTTCTACGCCGACAGCGACGAGGACGGACGACGGAAGGTCGCCGACCTGGTCGCCGACCGCTGCCCCGGGGTCGACACGGAGGGCGAGGCGAGCGAGGACCGCGTCGACGCCGGGGACGAGGTGTTCGCAACGCACGCGCTGGAGGCGCACGACCCCGAGCGCCGCGCGACGTTCTGGAAGATGCGCAAGGCGGGGATGCCGATCCTCCTCAGCCGCACGTCCGACGCCAAGCACATGTCGTTCATCGAGGACTGCGCGGTGCCGCCGGAGCACCTCGCGGACTACGCCGCCGACTTCCAGGCGCTGCTGGAGGAGGTCGGGACGTTCGCGTCCTTCTACGCCCACGCGGGCCCCGGCGTGCTCCACATCCGGCCGCTGGTCGACACCAAGACGGTCGAGGGACTCGACCAGTTCGAGCGCATCGCCGACGGCGCCAGCGACCTGGTCGTGAAGTACGGCGGCAGCGTCTCGGGCGAGCACGGCGACGGTCGCGCCCGGACCCAGTGGAACCGGAAGCTGTACGGCGACGACCTCTGGTCGACCTTCCGCGACCTCAAGACCGCCTTCGATCCGGATTGGCTCCTGAACCCCGGGAACGTCTGTGGCGATCACAGTCTCACCGAGCACCTCCGGTTCGACCCCGAGTACGCCTTCGACGCGGGGTTCGAGCCGGAGCTGAACTGGGACAACGAGAACGGCTTTCAGGGGATGACGGAGCTGTGTCACGGCTGCGGCGGCTGTCGCGGCGGGCAGTCGACGACCGGCGGCGTGATGTGCCCCACCTTCCGTGCGGCCGACGAGGAGATCCAGAGCACCCGCGGCCGCGCGAACCTCCTGCGCGGGGCGATGTCGGGCGATCTGCCCGAGGACCCGTTCTCCGAGGAGTTCACGAGCGAGGTGATGGACCTGTGTGTCGGCTGCAAGGGGTGTAAGCGCAACTGCCCCAGCGGCGTCGACATGGCGAAGCTGAAGGCCGAGGTCGTCCACGAGCGCCACGAGCGCGAGGGCCCGAGCCTCCGCGACCGCCTGTTCGCGAACGTCAACCTCCTCTCGCGGGTCGGGTCGGCGCTGGCGCCGGTGTCGAACTGGGCGACGAGGCTCCCGGGCTCGGGATTTCTGGGGGAGAAGCTCCTCGGGATCGCCGCCGAGCGCGACCTCCCGGAGTTCCACCGGACGACGCTGCGCGACTGGTTCGAGTCCCGGGGCGGCCCGGCAGTCGCAGAGGCGGACGCAGAACGTGTCGCCGTGCTCGTCCCCGACACGTACACCAACTACAACCATCCAGACGCCGGGAAGGCTGCGGTCCGGGTGCTCGAAGCGGCGGGCGTCCGCGTCGAACTCGCGAACGTGGAGGACACCGGCCGGCCGGCACACAGCATGGGCTTTCTCGACACGGCGCGCGAGCGCACCGCCGCCGCAGTCGAGGATCTGGCCCCCCGCGTCGACGCCGGCCGCGACGTGGTCGTCGTCGAGCCCAGTGAGGCCGTGATGCTCCAGTCGGATCTCCTCGACCTCCACGACTCGGCGGCCGCCGCCAACGTCGCCGCCAACAGCTACGGCGTGCTGGAGTACGTCGACGCCTTCCGGCTCGACGAGTCGATGGATCTGGCGGGGGAGGGGTCGCTCACGTACCACGGGCACTGCCACCAGAAGGCGACGAAGAAGGACCACCACGCGGTCGGCGTGCTCCGGCGCGCCGGCTACGAGGTCGACCCGCTGGACTCCACCTGCTGCGGGATGGCCGGAAGCTTCGGCTACGAGGCCGAACACCACTCGATGAGCAGGTCCATCGCGTCCATCCTCTTCGACCAGGTCGACGACAGCCCCGGCGAGGCGGTCACCGCGCCCGGCGCCTCCTGCCGGTCGCAGCTCGCCGAACGGGACGACGCCGACGGCGACCCGCCGCATCCGGTCGAGAAGGTCGCCGAGGCGCTCCGGTGA
- a CDS encoding arylamine N-acetyltransferase family protein: MDTERTTRHLARIGVDPATVSVDREGLRRLQRAHVRSVPFETLSVAGHPHRADDAEGVDRHPDALYGKIVDRGDGRGGFCYELNELFRTLLSAVGFDVTRVAARVADGADDPGHPPANHQTTLVSLPDAATPVVADVGMGVPTMRRPTPLSGEHLTDEAGVSWRVRESERPDADYRTEYRRIGDEEWTVRYRFRTVARECSFYAAACEYLTAAPESPFTGDPVVSRATTDGHLKLRPDELVRFERGEETSEPVAPASWDVVAREEFGLAYEPG; this comes from the coding sequence ATGGACACCGAGCGCACGACGCGCCATCTCGCCCGTATCGGCGTCGACCCCGCGACGGTCTCGGTCGACCGCGAGGGGCTCCGCCGGCTCCAGCGAGCGCACGTCCGGTCGGTCCCGTTCGAGACGCTCTCGGTCGCCGGCCACCCGCACCGCGCGGACGACGCGGAGGGCGTGGACCGACATCCGGACGCGCTGTACGGGAAGATCGTCGACCGCGGGGACGGCCGCGGCGGCTTCTGCTACGAGCTGAACGAGCTGTTCCGGACGCTGCTCTCCGCGGTGGGCTTCGACGTGACGCGGGTAGCCGCGCGCGTCGCCGACGGCGCCGACGACCCCGGCCACCCGCCGGCGAACCACCAGACGACGCTCGTCTCGCTCCCCGACGCGGCGACGCCGGTCGTCGCCGACGTGGGGATGGGCGTGCCGACGATGCGCCGTCCGACGCCGCTGTCGGGCGAACACCTGACCGACGAGGCCGGCGTGTCGTGGCGCGTGCGCGAGAGCGAGCGCCCGGACGCCGACTACCGGACGGAGTACCGTCGGATCGGGGACGAGGAGTGGACCGTCCGCTATCGCTTCAGGACCGTCGCCCGCGAATGCTCCTTCTACGCGGCCGCCTGCGAGTACCTCACGGCCGCCCCGGAGTCTCCGTTCACCGGCGACCCGGTGGTGTCGCGGGCGACCACGGACGGCCATCTGAAGCTTCGGCCCGACGAACTCGTCCGGTTCGAGCGGGGCGAGGAGACGTCGGAGCCGGTCGCACCCGCGTCCTGGGACGTGGTCGCCCGCGAGGAGTTCGGGCTCGCCTACGAGCCCGGGTGA
- a CDS encoding pyridoxal phosphate-dependent aminotransferase, whose amino-acid sequence MFPPLAYLQWIEGRPAAAEHDLGSSDLRRLPAGDPDDPVPPRLRGRSAPEYDRSLRERVAAEYGVDEANVLLTAGATHGGFLASATAAALARERDGGRDGDAAASASFHAGGADGPRPWALVEEPGYEPLVETPRGIGSRVARFRRPGPAYDLDPERVAAAAADLAGPLAHVTVTNRHNPTGALTDRATLAATAEVAADRGGFLLVDEVYAPYTVGADGEGRSDETAAIGGAFGGPTGAGLPATVTVGSLTKFHGLGGLRVGWITGPQAFVERARLVEHHVPALAAPSVALARRFFAHRDDLVGDAREHCRRNHELLAAFLDGRDDLAGSVEPGSPFAYLEHERVDGDAVSEAAWDAGMLVVPGRFFGLDDGVRVSLGRAPDDCAAALEAFGRVLDGL is encoded by the coding sequence ATGTTCCCGCCGCTCGCGTACCTGCAGTGGATCGAGGGGCGTCCGGCCGCAGCCGAGCACGATCTCGGATCCAGCGACCTCCGGCGCCTGCCCGCCGGTGACCCCGACGACCCCGTTCCGCCCCGACTACGCGGGCGTTCCGCTCCCGAGTACGACCGATCGCTGCGCGAGCGCGTCGCCGCCGAGTACGGGGTCGACGAGGCGAACGTGCTGCTCACCGCGGGGGCGACCCACGGCGGCTTCCTCGCGTCCGCGACCGCGGCGGCCCTCGCCCGCGAGCGCGACGGCGGACGCGACGGCGACGCCGCCGCGAGCGCCTCCTTCCACGCCGGCGGAGCCGACGGCCCCCGCCCGTGGGCGCTCGTCGAGGAACCGGGCTACGAACCGCTGGTCGAAACGCCGCGCGGGATCGGCAGCCGGGTCGCACGCTTTCGCCGGCCCGGACCGGCGTACGACCTCGATCCCGAGCGCGTCGCGGCGGCGGCAGCCGACCTCGCGGGGCCGCTCGCGCACGTCACGGTCACCAACCGGCACAACCCGACGGGCGCCCTGACCGACCGCGCGACGCTCGCGGCGACCGCCGAGGTCGCCGCCGACCGCGGCGGCTTCCTACTCGTCGACGAGGTGTACGCGCCCTACACCGTCGGCGCGGACGGCGAGGGACGCAGTGACGAGACAGCTGCAATCGGCGGCGCCTTCGGCGGCCCGACTGGCGCCGGGCTGCCGGCCACCGTCACGGTCGGCTCGCTCACGAAGTTTCACGGGCTGGGCGGGCTCCGCGTCGGCTGGATCACCGGCCCCCAGGCGTTCGTCGAGCGCGCGCGGCTGGTGGAACACCACGTCCCCGCGCTCGCCGCGCCGAGCGTCGCGCTCGCGCGCCGCTTCTTCGCCCACCGCGACGACCTCGTCGGCGACGCTCGCGAGCACTGCCGCCGGAACCACGAGCTGCTCGCGGCGTTCCTCGACGGTCGCGACGACCTCGCCGGATCCGTCGAACCGGGGTCGCCGTTCGCGTACCTCGAACACGAGCGGGTCGACGGCGACGCGGTGAGCGAGGCGGCATGGGACGCCGGCATGCTCGTCGTCCCCGGGCGCTTCTTCGGGCTGGACGACGGCGTCCGCGTCTCGCTGGGACGGGCGCCCGACGACTGTGCGGCGGCGCTCGAGGCGTTCGGCCGGGTTCTTGACGGACTCTGA
- a CDS encoding GIY-YIG nuclease family protein, translating into MSDAGTYTLVFAVPEAIAVEVGALGVRELPAGAYAYTGSALGAGGFSRIDRHRRVAAGEHDVRHWHVDYLGAHDAVSLATVERLGGGRDEECRLARAVATGAPDGDPVPGFGASDCDCPSHLARFDAVAAAEEAVATAYDELREVEEADENRASDASNAR; encoded by the coding sequence GTGAGCGACGCCGGTACCTACACGCTGGTGTTCGCCGTTCCCGAGGCGATCGCCGTCGAGGTCGGCGCGCTCGGCGTCCGGGAGCTTCCCGCTGGGGCGTACGCCTACACGGGGAGCGCGCTCGGCGCCGGCGGCTTCTCGCGCATCGACCGCCACCGCCGGGTCGCCGCCGGCGAGCACGACGTGCGCCACTGGCACGTCGACTACCTCGGCGCCCACGACGCCGTCTCGCTGGCGACGGTCGAGCGCCTCGGCGGCGGCCGCGACGAGGAGTGCCGCCTCGCGCGGGCGGTCGCGACCGGGGCACCGGACGGCGACCCGGTCCCCGGCTTCGGCGCCTCCGACTGCGACTGCCCGTCCCACCTCGCGCGGTTCGACGCCGTCGCGGCCGCGGAAGAAGCGGTGGCGACAGCGTACGACGAGCTTCGGGAGGTCGAGGAAGCCGATGAGAACCGTGCATCCGACGCGTCGAACGCGCGCTGA
- a CDS encoding LUD domain-containing protein: MSKPDSRAETAARIRHLLETEGDAVAENTRGFNRGRHEAVRELEDYEALKSEARAIKEDAIERLPELIDDLREAVEANGGRVYVADDAADANAYVREVVDGGTVVKSKSMTTEELELNEALEADGAAVTETDLGEWVLQLADEAPSHIVGPAIHKSREGIADLFAETFDLAGEDRPETAEELTRFARERLLRDIREADVGVTGANFLAADSGTMALVTSEGNARKTAVVPDTHVAVAGVEKVIPTVEDLAPFVELIGRSGTGQDITSYVSLLTPPVASPPVDFSDLESPIAASGTAAGDGATEAHPDREFHLVLVDNGRLAMREDDDLRETLYCIRCGACSNSCGNFQSVGGHAFGGETYSGGIATGWEAGVEGLDTAAEFNDLCTGCSRCVPACPVKIDIPWINTVVRDRINRGGDPGRFDPLVEGLTPDDETGGLDPSKRLFGNFDALAKLGSATAPLSNWGASLGPVRAAMDRWLGIAPERDLPTFERETLVDWFESRGGPRVSEGMARREAVVYPDTYTNHVAVDRGKAAVRTLEALGVRVHVPASTAVASGRAPLSQGMVETARGKAERCRNALLAEIDAGRDVVVIEPSDLAAFEREYERLLPEADATALADGCYEVLEYVYGLLENGADPAGLTAAGDSNATGGDDDNGDCDDRDIDDDRDRDDGDGITVAYHAHCQQRTLDLEAHTVAVLERLGYDVTTSETECCGMAGSFGYKSAYYELSMDVGEPLAEQFCDADRVLASGTSCCEQLDALLGPSTEGSTEHPIEAISPPEG; this comes from the coding sequence ATGAGTAAGCCCGACTCGCGCGCCGAGACGGCCGCCCGGATCCGCCACCTGCTGGAGACGGAGGGCGACGCCGTCGCCGAGAACACGCGCGGGTTCAACCGCGGGCGCCACGAGGCGGTCCGGGAGCTGGAGGACTACGAGGCGCTGAAGTCGGAGGCGCGGGCGATCAAGGAGGACGCGATCGAGCGGCTGCCCGAGTTGATCGACGACCTCCGCGAGGCGGTCGAGGCGAACGGCGGCCGCGTGTACGTCGCCGACGACGCCGCGGACGCGAACGCGTACGTTCGCGAGGTGGTCGACGGGGGTACCGTCGTCAAGAGCAAGTCGATGACGACCGAGGAGCTGGAGTTGAACGAGGCACTGGAGGCCGACGGCGCGGCCGTCACCGAGACGGACCTGGGCGAGTGGGTGCTCCAGTTGGCCGACGAGGCGCCGAGCCACATCGTCGGCCCCGCGATCCACAAATCGCGCGAGGGCATCGCCGACCTGTTCGCCGAGACGTTCGACCTCGCGGGCGAGGACCGTCCAGAGACCGCCGAGGAGCTGACCCGGTTCGCCCGCGAGCGGCTCCTCCGGGACATCCGCGAGGCCGACGTGGGCGTCACGGGCGCGAACTTCCTCGCCGCGGACTCGGGGACGATGGCGCTGGTCACCAGCGAAGGCAACGCCAGAAAGACCGCCGTCGTCCCCGACACGCACGTCGCCGTCGCGGGCGTCGAGAAGGTGATCCCGACCGTCGAGGACCTCGCGCCGTTCGTCGAGCTCATCGGTCGCTCGGGGACGGGCCAGGACATCACCTCCTACGTCTCGCTGCTCACGCCGCCGGTGGCGTCGCCCCCGGTCGACTTCTCGGACCTGGAGTCCCCGATCGCGGCCTCGGGGACCGCCGCCGGCGACGGCGCGACCGAGGCCCACCCCGACAGAGAGTTCCACCTCGTGCTCGTCGACAACGGCCGGCTGGCGATGCGCGAGGACGACGACCTCCGGGAGACGCTGTACTGCATCCGCTGTGGCGCCTGCTCGAACTCGTGCGGCAACTTCCAGTCGGTCGGGGGCCACGCCTTCGGCGGCGAGACGTACTCCGGCGGCATCGCCACCGGCTGGGAGGCCGGCGTCGAGGGGCTCGACACGGCCGCCGAGTTCAACGACCTCTGTACCGGCTGCTCGCGCTGTGTGCCGGCGTGCCCCGTGAAGATCGACATCCCGTGGATCAACACCGTCGTCCGTGACCGGATCAACCGCGGCGGCGACCCAGGAAGGTTCGACCCGCTCGTCGAAGGACTCACCCCCGACGACGAAACCGGAGGCCTGGACCCATCGAAACGCCTGTTCGGGAACTTCGACGCCCTGGCGAAGCTGGGAAGCGCGACGGCGCCGCTGTCGAACTGGGGGGCGAGCCTCGGGCCGGTGCGCGCGGCGATGGACCGCTGGCTCGGGATCGCCCCCGAGCGCGACCTGCCGACGTTCGAGCGCGAGACGCTCGTCGACTGGTTCGAGTCGCGGGGCGGCCCCCGCGTGAGCGAGGGGATGGCGCGTCGGGAGGCCGTCGTCTACCCCGACACCTACACGAACCACGTCGCCGTCGACCGCGGGAAGGCGGCCGTCCGAACCCTCGAAGCGCTCGGCGTCCGCGTGCACGTCCCGGCGTCGACCGCCGTCGCGAGCGGCCGCGCGCCGCTGTCGCAGGGGATGGTCGAGACGGCCCGCGGGAAGGCCGAGCGCTGTCGCAACGCGCTGCTCGCGGAGATCGACGCCGGCCGCGACGTGGTCGTGATCGAGCCGAGCGACCTGGCGGCGTTCGAGCGCGAGTACGAACGGCTGCTCCCGGAGGCGGACGCGACGGCGCTGGCGGACGGTTGTTATGAGGTGCTGGAGTACGTGTACGGCCTGCTGGAGAACGGGGCGGATCCGGCCGGCCTCACCGCGGCCGGAGACAGCAACGCGACCGGCGGCGACGACGACAACGGCGATTGCGACGACCGCGACATCGACGACGACCGCGACCGCGACGACGGCGACGGCATCACGGTCGCGTACCACGCCCACTGCCAGCAGCGGACGCTGGATCTGGAGGCCCACACCGTCGCGGTGCTGGAGCGCCTCGGCTACGACGTGACCACCTCCGAGACGGAGTGTTGCGGGATGGCCGGCAGCTTCGGCTACAAGTCGGCGTACTACGAGCTGTCGATGGACGTGGGCGAGCCGCTGGCCGAGCAGTTCTGCGACGCCGACCGGGTGCTCGCCTCGGGGACCTCCTGCTGTGAGCAACTGGACGCGCTGCTCGGGCCGTCGACCGAAGGGTCGACGGAGCATCCGATCGAGGCGATCTCGCCGCCCGAGGGGTAG
- a CDS encoding LutC/YkgG family protein, whose product MSSDTLSAFVAGAEDHHASVHRSAPDAVAGTVADLIDPPAVGVRLPDELDLPEGVATDPTPAELDAANTGISAARLAIADYGTVVLESDAAGSEAVSLFPERHVAVVRAGDVVPGMREAMAALGDRLRDGASEVLATGPSATADMGDLVIGAHGPRDVEIVLVEDRDE is encoded by the coding sequence ATGAGCTCGGACACGCTCTCGGCGTTCGTCGCCGGCGCCGAGGACCACCACGCGAGCGTCCACCGGTCCGCGCCCGACGCGGTCGCGGGGACCGTCGCCGACCTGATCGACCCGCCGGCGGTCGGGGTCCGGCTCCCGGACGAGCTCGACCTCCCCGAGGGCGTCGCGACAGATCCGACGCCTGCGGAGCTTGACGCCGCGAACACGGGGATCAGCGCCGCACGCCTCGCGATCGCGGACTACGGGACGGTCGTGCTGGAGTCCGACGCCGCCGGCAGCGAGGCGGTCTCGCTGTTCCCCGAGCGTCACGTCGCGGTGGTGCGCGCTGGCGACGTGGTCCCAGGGATGCGCGAGGCGATGGCAGCCCTCGGCGACCGCCTCCGCGACGGCGCGAGCGAGGTGCTCGCGACGGGGCCATCCGCGACCGCCGACATGGGTGACCTCGTGATCGGCGCGCACGGACCCAGGGACGTCGAGATCGTCCTCGTGGAGGACCGCGATGAGTAA
- a CDS encoding restriction endonuclease — protein MRHPADRLAALPDGEFAAFAERLGGIWPAFEATVAPVTPDGTVELSLVRERSDAPPERAVVALRRTPVTEADVEEFATLAAERGLSFAVLATVDKVEPDAVDRARSAPVDVYDGVGLVALARDAGVALPSAVDDEDGDGDDRNR, from the coding sequence GTGCGCCACCCGGCCGATCGACTCGCCGCGCTCCCGGACGGAGAGTTCGCCGCCTTCGCCGAGCGACTGGGCGGGATCTGGCCGGCGTTCGAGGCAACGGTCGCGCCCGTGACCCCCGACGGGACCGTCGAGCTGTCGCTCGTTCGCGAGCGGTCGGACGCCCCGCCCGAGCGGGCGGTCGTCGCCCTTCGCCGCACTCCCGTGACCGAGGCCGACGTCGAGGAGTTCGCGACCCTCGCGGCCGAACGGGGCCTTTCCTTCGCCGTGCTCGCGACCGTCGACAAGGTCGAGCCGGACGCGGTCGACCGTGCCCGGTCCGCGCCGGTCGACGTGTACGACGGCGTCGGGCTCGTCGCGCTGGCCCGCGACGCGGGCGTCGCGCTCCCGTCCGCCGTCGACGACGAGGACGGCGACGGCGACGACCGCAACCGGTAA
- a CDS encoding HalOD1 output domain-containing protein, with the protein MTRTSTTEEAEIDDRDTTDPAGDGSPVSAVIGAVAAVENVDPVELNTTLQGAVDADALASLARHEGSEWRLEFPLGDHEVAVEGGGTVVVDDRVFSNQF; encoded by the coding sequence ATGACACGGACATCAACGACCGAAGAGGCTGAAATCGACGACCGCGACACGACCGATCCCGCCGGGGACGGCTCTCCAGTCTCGGCGGTCATCGGCGCCGTCGCCGCGGTCGAGAACGTCGACCCCGTGGAACTGAACACGACTCTCCAGGGTGCCGTCGACGCCGACGCGCTCGCGTCGCTCGCGCGTCACGAGGGGAGCGAGTGGCGTCTGGAGTTCCCCCTCGGCGACCACGAGGTCGCCGTCGAGGGTGGCGGAACCGTCGTCGTCGACGACCGCGTCTTCTCGAACCAGTTTTGA
- a CDS encoding methylated-DNA--[protein]-cysteine S-methyltransferase, producing MTVAVPGGRLTLDASYVDGEADEIRRQAREYREGTRTAFDLDVRYPDGFTGRVMGAMAAIPYGETRTYGDLADDLDNAPQPVGAACGRNPVPLVVPCHRVVAADGLGGFSADGGPELKRHLLDHERSDSVQVTLGDADTDVDGGGDADAQP from the coding sequence GTGACGGTCGCGGTCCCCGGCGGCCGGCTCACGCTCGACGCGTCGTACGTCGACGGCGAGGCGGATGAGATCAGGCGGCAGGCGCGCGAGTACCGCGAGGGAACCCGGACGGCGTTCGACCTCGACGTTCGGTATCCCGACGGCTTCACCGGCCGGGTGATGGGCGCGATGGCGGCGATCCCGTACGGCGAGACGCGGACCTACGGCGACCTCGCCGACGACCTCGACAACGCGCCCCAGCCGGTCGGCGCCGCCTGCGGGCGCAACCCGGTCCCGCTCGTCGTCCCGTGCCACCGCGTCGTCGCCGCCGACGGGCTCGGCGGCTTCTCCGCGGACGGCGGCCCCGAACTCAAGCGCCACCTGCTCGATCACGAGCGCAGCGACTCCGTGCAGGTCACCCTCGGCGACGCCGACACCGATGTCGACGGCGGTGGCGACGCGGACGCACAGCCGTGA
- a CDS encoding PRC-barrel domain-containing protein — MNADAAPQEITTLVGREVYSNNGVFVGEVEDVRLDLDSEAVTGLALSQLSDELFATRVDPGKGVMIPYRWVRAVGDVILINDTIERLKDENNEEAVA; from the coding sequence ATGAACGCAGACGCGGCGCCACAGGAGATCACGACTCTCGTGGGGAGGGAGGTCTACTCCAACAACGGCGTGTTCGTGGGGGAAGTCGAGGACGTGCGCCTCGACCTGGATTCGGAGGCCGTCACCGGGCTCGCGCTGTCGCAACTCAGCGACGAGCTGTTCGCCACCCGGGTCGATCCCGGAAAGGGCGTGATGATCCCGTACCGGTGGGTGCGTGCCGTCGGCGACGTGATCCTCATCAACGACACCATCGAGCGCCTCAAGGACGAGAACAACGAGGAAGCGGTCGCGTAA